One window of Leguminivora glycinivorella isolate SPB_JAAS2020 chromosome 9, LegGlyc_1.1, whole genome shotgun sequence genomic DNA carries:
- the LOC125229948 gene encoding uncharacterized protein LOC125229948, with product MPKRSAEEKIAHYTRKIQRIQEKKLKRIQQVSTVLPNSSDSEEKSDHEDASAFENVNEEPEGSAANSNEETPPPPQTEAGDAETVPVIDAELLTALGEATDEAPKYGEQIHPDLAQRWLPILRKGMDKNAKDELIKEYSIPENCKLLRAPSLNAEISAAVTDIARGRDKKIEAEQQLLGVGLSAINRAMTLLLTTDDKQSKVRAIKTLSDGCRILSDLHFLQSQARVKLVTPGLDKVFLNLIQDVERDEALFGSKLSEKIKASKAIEKQSSQIKKTVATPATSTFQAAGPSYARYRGNWSRPARFQPTSRRGRGGPRWSAPAAPRSTAPASAQTQPKAAYTRPRAPARQ from the exons ATGCCTAAACGTAGTGCAGAAGAAAAAATAGCGCACTATACGCGAAAAATCCAAAGAATACAAGAAAAGAAACTCAAACGTATTCAACAAGTTTCAACAGTGTTGCCAAATTCTTCAGACTCTGAAGAAAAATCAG acCACGAAGATGCTTCGGCGTTCGAAAATGTTAATGAAGAACCTGAAGGGTCTGCCGCAAATTCGAATGAGGAGACTCCACCGCCACCTCAAACTGAGGCAGGTGACGCCGAAACAGTCCCTGTAATAGACGCGGAGTTACTGACCGCTCTTGGGGAGGCCACGGACGAGGCTCCCAAATATGGTGAACAAATTCATCCGGATTTGGCTCAAAGATGGCTGCCTATATTACGTAAAGGTATGGACAAAAATGCCAAGGACGAACTGATCAAAGAGTACAGTATACCAGAAAACTGTAAACTACTAAGAGCTCCGTCATTAAATGCCGAGATCTCCGCGGCTGTTACAGACATAGCCAGAGGTCGTGATAAGAAAATCGAAGCAGAACAACAGCTCTTAGGCGTGGGCCTATCCGCTATAAATAGAGCCATGACCTTACTTTTAACTACCGACGACAAACAAAGTAAGGTCCGAGCGATAAAAACCCTATCTGACGGATGTCGCATCTTATCCGACCTTCATTTCTTACAGTCGCAGGCCAGAGTGAAACTAGTCACTCCAGGCTTAGATAAGGTCTTCCTTAATCTGATCCAAGATGTTGAGAGAGATGAGGCCCTGTTCGGCAGCAAACTGTCCGAAAAAATCAAGGCATCGAAAGCGATCGAAAAACAAAGCTCTCAGATTAAGAAGACTGTCGCGACACCAGCCACAAGTACATTCCAGGCTGCGGGCCCATCGTACGCTCGATACCGGGGAAACTGGTCGAGGCCCGCTCGCTTCCAACCGACGAGCCGACGGGGGCGCGGCGGGCCACGCTGGAGCGCGCCGGCAGCTCCAAGGTCGACGGCGCCGGCCAGCGCGCAGACGCAGCCCAAGGCAGCTTACACCAGGCCACGTGCACCAGCGCGCCAGTAA
- the LOC125229898 gene encoding solute carrier family 22 member 7-like, producing the protein MFEDRLAPEGDTERKFENNDDRVKGARSTGKSDKQASEIDLEWVIDNEVGQFGRFQFIHVLLLVFPVVAQAFLSEYVFSASGVSHRCRIPECEETGGTGYELFPEWITNAVPSSSGQPDSCSRYAAVGNGSLEYCPATVFDQGLTQECDGFVYERTNSVVYEFDLGCQEWMRALAGTLSSVGFLLNLPITGYISDKYGRRVALCINVFNLALFGLIRAFSVNYPMYLVLQILQSTLGAGTSSAAFILATEQLIGPKYRVLASSISLVSFSVGNVLMAGIGWLVQSWRSFMMTIYIPCFLMVVYYWCITESVRWLLTKEKFDEAKKVLEKAANMNKRVISEKSIQALMQPTEVKKTQFQMDSKGLIQTIIKSPILLCRVCTTPVWWIATTFVFYGLSINSTGLPGNMYANYMLVSAVEIPANFTAVLFLDRVGRKTVLASGFFLSAACNFTFAFIDNNELVTLGLILFLLGKFGISAVFTCLYIYTSELYPTQFRHTLLGFSSMIGRIGSITAPLTPALAVYWDGVPGVMFGAMGLIAGLLVFTQPETLGCQMPDTLAEAEDIGRQKKIVTTAL; encoded by the exons ATGTTTGAAGATAGACTAGCCCCAGAAGGTGATACGGAAAggaaatttgaaaataatgatGACCGAGTGAAAGGCGCTAGATCTACAGGAAAGTCTGATAAACAGGCCTCAGAAATAGACCTCGAATGGGTCATTGACAATGAAGTGGGACAATTTGGACGGTTTCAATTTATTCATGTGCTACTATTAGTGTTCCCTGTTGTTGCTCAAGCATTTTTGAGTGAATACGTGTTTTCTGCTTCCGGTGTTTCGCATAG ATGTCGGATCCCTGAATGCGAAGAGACTGGTGGGACAGGTTACGAATTGTTCCCAGAGTGGATTACAAACGCTGTGCCCAGCAGTAGCGGACAACCAGATAGTTGTTCACGCTACGCTGCGGTTGGCAATGGTTCACTGGAATACTGCCCGGCTACTGTCTTCGATCAGGGTCTCACACAGGAGTGCGATGGATTTGTATACGAGAGGACCAATTCAGTTGTCTATGAG TTTGATCTTGGATGCCAAGAGTGGATGCGAGCACTGGCTGGTACACTGAGCAGTGTTGGCTTTCTTCTTAATCTCCCAATCACGGGCTACATCTCCGACAAGTATGGGAGACGAGTAGCCCTCTGCATCAATGTTTTCAATTTGGCACTGTTTGGCTTGATCAGAGCATTTTCTGTAAACTATCCCATGTATTTGGTGCTACAGATTTTGCAGTCAACTCTTGGAGCCGGAACATCCAGCGCTGCTTTTATTTTAG cGACAGAACAGTTGATTGGTCCAAAATATCGAGTACTGGCGAGTTCTATAAGCTTAGTCTCATTCTCAGTGGGAAATGTCCTCATGGCTGGAATAGGCTGGCTCGTGCAGTCATGGCGCTCTTTCATGATGACAATTTACATTCCCTGCTTTTTAATGGTAGTTTATTACTGGTGCATCACGGAAAGTGTGAGGTGGCTGCTTACTAAAGAAAAGTTCGACGAGGCCAAAAAAGTTCTGGAGAAAGCTGCAAACATGAACAAAAGAGTGATCAGTGAGAAATCTATCCAGGCGCTGATGCAACCAACGGAAGTAAAAAAGACTCAG TTTCAGATGGACTCCAAAGGCTTGATTCAAACTATTATCAAATCCCCAATACTGTTGTGTCGCGTCTGCACGACACCAGTCTGGTGGATCGCGACCACATTCGTTTTCTACGGGTTGTCCATCAACTCCACTGGGCTCCCGGGCAACATGTATGCCAACTACATGCTAGTGAGTGCCGTGGAGATCCCTGCCAATTTCACGGCTGTCCTGTTTCTGGATCGTGTTGGCAGGAAAACTGTTCTTGCGTCTGGGTTCTTTCTTAGTGCTGCTTGCAACTTTACGTTTGCTTTCATTGACaataatg AACTAGTGACGCTGGGTTTAATACTGTTTCTCTTGGGCAAATTTGGAATCTCGGCAGTGTTTACTTGCCTATACATTTACACATCTGAGCTGTACCCAACACAGTTCCGTCACACGCTCTTGGGATTCTCTTCTATGATTGGACGTATTGGCTCCATCACTGCTCCGCTAACTCCTGCATTG GCGGTATACTGGGATGGAGTTCCAGGGGTGATGTTCGGTGCCATGGGTCTAATAGCTGGTTTGCTGGTGTTCACACAACCGGAGACTCTCGGCTGCCAGATGCCGGACACCCTGGCTGAGGCTGAGGATATTGGAAGACAGAAGAAGATCGTTACAACAGCTCTATAG